One window of the Bradyrhizobium sp. NP1 genome contains the following:
- a CDS encoding pyrimidine 5'-nucleotidase has translation MKPRSFTHIDTWVFDLDNTLYPHHVNLWQQVDARIGEFVSAWLKISPEEARLIQKDYYRRYGTTMRGMMTEHGVRADDYLAYVHKIDHSPLEPNPAMGAAIAELPGRKLILTNGSTDHVGKVLERLGLTGHFEAVFDIIAAELEPKPAPQTYRRFLDLHQVDPTRAAMFEDLARNLVVPHELGMTTVLVVPDGSREVVREDWELEGRGASHVDHVTDDLTGFLQRLTKQQAS, from the coding sequence ATGAAACCCCGCTCCTTCACCCACATCGACACCTGGGTGTTCGACCTCGACAACACGCTCTATCCGCATCACGTCAATCTGTGGCAGCAGGTCGATGCGCGGATCGGCGAGTTCGTCAGCGCCTGGCTGAAGATCTCACCGGAAGAGGCGCGGCTGATCCAGAAGGACTATTATCGCCGCTACGGCACCACCATGCGCGGCATGATGACCGAGCACGGCGTGCGCGCCGACGACTACCTCGCCTATGTCCACAAGATCGACCACTCGCCGCTCGAGCCCAACCCCGCGATGGGCGCGGCGATCGCCGAGCTGCCCGGCCGCAAGCTGATCCTCACCAACGGCTCGACCGATCATGTCGGCAAGGTGCTGGAGCGGCTCGGCCTGACGGGTCATTTCGAGGCGGTGTTCGACATCATCGCCGCCGAGCTCGAGCCGAAGCCGGCACCGCAGACCTACCGGCGGTTTCTCGACCTGCACCAGGTTGATCCCACGCGCGCGGCGATGTTCGAGGACCTCGCGCGCAACCTCGTGGTGCCGCATGAGCTCGGCATGACGACCGTGCTGGTGGTGCCTGACGGCTCCAGGGAAGTCGTGCGCGAGGATTGGGAGCTGGAGGGCCGCGGCGCCTCCCATGTCGATCATGTCACCGACGATCTGACCGGATTCTTGCAGCGGCTGACGAAGCAGCAGGCGAGCTGA
- the dapD gene encoding 2,3,4,5-tetrahydropyridine-2,6-dicarboxylate N-succinyltransferase, whose protein sequence is MSLASLESTVNAAFEARDGISAATKGEVREAVDSALELLDKGEARVAEREASGKWKVNQWLKKAVLLSFRLNDMTAIAGGPGKASWWDKVPSKFDGWGENRFRDAGFRAVPGAIVRRSAFIARNVVLMPSFVNLGAYVDEATMVDTWSTVGSCAQIGKRVHISGGVGIGGVLEPLQAEPVIVEDDCFIGARSEVAEGVIVRKGAVLAMGVFLGASTKIVDRETGETFIGEVPEYSVVVPGALPGKPLKNGQMGPSTACAVIVKRVDERTRAKTSINELLRD, encoded by the coding sequence ATGTCTCTCGCCAGCCTCGAATCCACCGTCAATGCCGCCTTCGAGGCGCGCGACGGCATCTCCGCCGCGACCAAGGGCGAGGTCCGCGAGGCCGTCGACAGTGCGCTCGAGCTGCTTGACAAGGGTGAGGCCCGCGTCGCGGAGCGCGAAGCCAGCGGCAAATGGAAGGTCAATCAGTGGCTGAAGAAGGCCGTGCTGCTGTCGTTCCGCCTCAACGACATGACCGCGATCGCGGGCGGTCCCGGCAAGGCCTCGTGGTGGGACAAGGTGCCCTCGAAGTTCGACGGCTGGGGCGAGAACCGCTTTCGTGACGCCGGCTTCCGCGCCGTGCCCGGCGCGATCGTGCGCCGCTCCGCCTTCATCGCGCGAAACGTCGTGCTGATGCCCTCCTTCGTCAATCTCGGCGCCTATGTCGATGAGGCGACCATGGTCGACACCTGGTCCACCGTCGGCTCCTGCGCCCAGATCGGCAAGCGCGTCCACATCTCCGGCGGCGTCGGCATCGGCGGCGTACTCGAGCCGCTGCAGGCGGAACCCGTGATCGTCGAGGACGACTGCTTCATCGGCGCGCGCTCGGAAGTCGCCGAAGGCGTGATCGTGCGCAAGGGCGCGGTGCTCGCGATGGGCGTGTTCCTGGGCGCGTCCACCAAGATCGTCGACCGCGAGACCGGCGAGACCTTCATCGGCGAGGTGCCGGAATATTCGGTCGTGGTGCCCGGCGCGCTGCCCGGAAAGCCGCTGAAAAACGGCCAGATGGGCCCCTCCACGGCCTGCGCCGTGATCGTCAAGCGGGTCGATGAGCGCACCCGCGCCAAGACCAGCATCAACGAGCTGTTACGCGACTGA
- a CDS encoding DUF805 domain-containing protein — translation MDWLWYLFSFKGRINRAKCWLAGLVIVCWMMLLGLLVACIGKLFGGPTSIHFGIDDIFEIIDPRAMRAWHSASPVSLVVHGFGTPVFLWIYAATAIKRLHDRDKNGWWMVPFFVIPGLYSQFADRLGDSYAVTAAAVIVAILMAWGFIEMYCLKGTRWTNRFGPNPLPKTRTQPRGTPTRWNQDHETEPVPHRAAAPIPDVRLVVPPLGPAAKTR, via the coding sequence ATGGACTGGCTTTGGTACCTGTTCAGCTTCAAGGGCCGCATCAACCGCGCCAAATGCTGGCTCGCCGGCCTCGTGATCGTCTGCTGGATGATGCTCCTGGGCCTTCTGGTCGCCTGTATCGGCAAGCTGTTCGGCGGCCCGACGTCGATCCATTTCGGCATCGATGATATCTTTGAGATCATCGATCCGCGCGCGATGCGCGCCTGGCATTCCGCCAGCCCCGTTTCGCTTGTCGTCCATGGGTTCGGCACCCCCGTTTTCCTGTGGATCTATGCCGCCACCGCGATCAAGCGGCTGCATGACCGCGACAAGAATGGCTGGTGGATGGTGCCATTCTTCGTCATCCCCGGCCTCTACAGCCAGTTCGCCGACCGGCTCGGCGATTCCTATGCGGTGACCGCAGCCGCCGTCATCGTCGCCATCCTGATGGCCTGGGGCTTCATCGAGATGTACTGCCTGAAGGGTACCCGATGGACCAACCGCTTCGGCCCCAATCCGCTGCCGAAAACCCGGACCCAGCCCCGCGGCACGCCGACGCGCTGGAATCAGGACCATGAAACCGAGCCGGTGCCGCACCGCGCCGCGGCGCCGATTCCGGACGTTCGTCTTGTCGTGCCGCCGCTCGGACCAGCCGCCAAAACGCGGTAG
- the dapE gene encoding succinyl-diaminopimelate desuccinylase yields MTDALSITRDLVRCPSVTPADAGALGVLETLLKAAGFATHRVAFSEPGIADIDNLYARIGNEGPHITFAGHTDVVPPGDETAWSVGAFSGEVKDGFLYGRGAVDMKGGIACSVAAVLQHLADHGGKVRDDGKGSISFLITGDEEDVSVNGTVKLLQWVAARGEKFDHCVLGEPSNVEVLGDCIKIGRRGSQSGTLHVEGRQGHVAYPHRAANPVPDISRLIVALSEEPLDNGSAQFQASNLEFTSVDVGNTAFNVIPGQARARFNIRFNDHHTQETLRKLVEERLARAAGNRVRARIVWESSNSNVFVTKPGPFTDLAVSAIEEVTGRKPELSTSGGTSDARFIASYCPVIEFGLVGQTMHQIDERASVADIEKLTKIYRGILARYFA; encoded by the coding sequence ATGACCGACGCCCTTTCCATTACCCGCGACCTCGTCCGCTGCCCTTCCGTCACACCCGCCGACGCCGGCGCGCTCGGCGTGCTCGAAACCCTTCTGAAGGCTGCCGGCTTCGCGACGCACCGCGTCGCCTTCTCCGAACCCGGCATCGCCGACATCGACAACCTCTATGCCCGTATCGGCAACGAAGGCCCGCACATCACCTTTGCCGGCCACACCGACGTGGTGCCGCCGGGCGATGAGACCGCCTGGAGCGTCGGCGCATTTTCAGGCGAGGTGAAGGACGGCTTCCTCTATGGCCGCGGCGCGGTCGACATGAAGGGCGGCATCGCCTGCAGCGTCGCCGCGGTGCTGCAGCATCTCGCCGACCACGGCGGCAAGGTCCGCGACGACGGCAAGGGCTCGATCTCGTTCCTGATCACCGGCGACGAGGAAGACGTCTCGGTCAATGGCACCGTGAAGCTTCTGCAATGGGTCGCCGCGCGCGGCGAGAAATTCGACCATTGCGTGCTGGGCGAACCCTCCAACGTGGAAGTGCTCGGCGACTGCATCAAGATCGGCCGCCGCGGCTCGCAGTCCGGCACGCTGCATGTCGAAGGCCGGCAGGGCCATGTCGCCTATCCGCATCGCGCGGCGAACCCGGTGCCGGACATTTCGCGGCTGATCGTGGCGCTGAGCGAGGAGCCGCTCGACAATGGCAGCGCGCAGTTCCAGGCCTCCAACCTTGAATTCACCTCCGTTGACGTCGGCAACACCGCCTTCAACGTGATCCCGGGTCAGGCACGCGCCCGCTTCAACATCCGCTTCAACGATCACCACACGCAGGAGACATTGCGCAAGCTGGTCGAGGAGCGGCTGGCGAGAGCCGCCGGCAACCGCGTCCGCGCCCGCATCGTCTGGGAGTCCTCGAACTCGAACGTGTTCGTGACAAAGCCCGGCCCCTTCACCGACCTCGCGGTCTCGGCGATCGAGGAGGTTACGGGGCGCAAGCCCGAGCTGTCGACATCGGGCGGCACGTCGGATGCGCGCTTCATCGCGAGCTACTGCCCGGTGATCGAGTTCGGGCTGGTCGGCCAGACCATGCACCAGATCGACGAACGGGCCTCGGTCGCCGATATCGAGAAGCTGACGAAGATCTATCGCGGGATTTTGGCGCGGTATTTTGCGTGA
- the truA gene encoding tRNA pseudouridine(38-40) synthase TruA: protein MPRYKLTIEYDGTPFSGWQLQDNLPTVQGALEAAVKATCGDDVRVHGSGRTDAGVHALGQVAHCDIAKPFRPDRLRDALNAHLRPDPVAVLAAEIVPETFEARFSAVKRHYLYRIANTRANLALDVGRVWRVPRRLDADAMHAAAQRLVGKHDFTTFRDTECQAKSPDKTLDQLDVVRQGDAVRIMTSARSFLHSQVRSMVGSLVWVGEGRWSADDLAAALAARDRAACGVVAPPEGLYLVRVQY, encoded by the coding sequence ATGCCGCGCTACAAGCTCACCATCGAATATGACGGCACGCCGTTCTCCGGTTGGCAGCTTCAGGACAACCTGCCGACGGTGCAGGGCGCGCTGGAAGCCGCCGTCAAGGCGACCTGCGGCGACGATGTCCGCGTGCACGGTTCGGGCCGCACCGATGCCGGCGTCCACGCGCTCGGGCAGGTCGCCCATTGCGATATCGCAAAACCCTTCAGGCCTGATCGTCTGCGTGACGCGCTGAACGCGCATCTGCGCCCCGATCCGGTCGCCGTGCTCGCCGCCGAGATCGTGCCCGAAACCTTCGAGGCGCGGTTCTCGGCAGTGAAGCGACACTATCTCTATCGCATCGCCAACACGCGGGCGAACCTCGCGCTCGATGTCGGCCGCGTCTGGCGCGTGCCGCGGCGGCTCGATGCGGACGCGATGCACGCGGCCGCGCAACGGCTCGTCGGCAAGCATGATTTCACGACCTTCCGTGACACCGAGTGCCAGGCGAAATCGCCGGACAAGACGCTCGACCAGCTCGATGTCGTGCGGCAGGGCGACGCGGTCCGGATCATGACCTCGGCGCGTTCCTTCCTGCACAGCCAGGTGCGCTCGATGGTCGGCTCGCTGGTGTGGGTCGGCGAGGGGCGCTGGAGCGCCGATGATCTCGCCGCCGCGCTTGCCGCGCGCGACCGCGCAGCCTGCGGCGTGGTTGCGCCGCCCGAGGGGCTCTATCTGGTGCGGGTGCAGTATTAG
- the fmt gene encoding methionyl-tRNA formyltransferase, whose amino-acid sequence MPLRLIFMGTPDFAVPTLLELAGHGHEIAAVYTRAPKPGGRGMKPQATPVEQEARRLAIPVLTPKTLRSEEALAELRAFNADAAVVVAYGMILPQPILDAPRLGCFNLHASLLPRWRGAAPINRAIMEGDLESGVMVMRMDAGLDTGDVAMAERVPITDATTAADLHDRLAPLGAGLMVRAMAALERGALQLKKQSEQGVTYAAKIDKAEARIDWSRPAHAVLRHVHGLSPFPGAWSEIAGMGEPVRIKVLRCQLASGAGHPGAVLDERLTIACGDGAIRITELQRAGKAPMKAGEFLRGTPLKKEARIE is encoded by the coding sequence ATGCCCCTCCGCCTGATCTTCATGGGCACGCCAGATTTCGCGGTGCCGACGCTGCTCGAGCTCGCAGGCCATGGCCATGAGATCGCAGCCGTCTACACCCGCGCGCCAAAACCTGGCGGCCGCGGCATGAAACCACAGGCGACGCCCGTGGAGCAGGAAGCGCGGCGGCTTGCCATTCCGGTGCTGACGCCGAAGACGCTGCGGAGCGAGGAGGCGCTTGCCGAGCTGCGCGCGTTCAATGCGGATGCCGCCGTCGTCGTCGCCTATGGCATGATCCTGCCGCAGCCGATCCTGGATGCGCCGCGGCTCGGATGCTTCAACCTGCATGCATCGCTGTTGCCGCGCTGGCGCGGGGCGGCGCCCATCAACCGCGCCATCATGGAAGGCGATCTCGAATCAGGCGTCATGGTGATGAGGATGGATGCCGGCCTCGACACCGGCGACGTCGCGATGGCCGAGCGCGTACCGATCACCGACGCCACGACGGCGGCCGACCTGCATGATCGTCTTGCGCCGCTCGGCGCCGGCCTGATGGTGCGGGCCATGGCGGCGCTGGAGCGCGGCGCGCTGCAACTGAAAAAGCAGAGCGAGCAGGGCGTGACCTACGCCGCCAAGATCGACAAGGCGGAAGCCAGGATCGACTGGAGCAGGCCGGCGCATGCCGTGCTGCGCCACGTCCACGGGCTGTCGCCGTTTCCCGGCGCCTGGAGCGAGATCGCGGGCATGGGCGAACCGGTCCGCATCAAGGTCCTGCGCTGCCAGCTTGCAAGCGGCGCGGGCCATCCCGGAGCGGTGCTCGACGAGCGCCTCACGATCGCCTGCGGCGATGGCGCGATCCGCATCACCGAGCTGCAGCGGGCCGGCAAGGCGCCGATGAAGGCGGGGGAGTTTTTGCGCGGCACGCCGCTGAAGAAGGAAGCCCGAATTGAATAA
- the def gene encoding peptide deformylase produces the protein MAIREIIILPDKQLRLVSKPVEKVTPEIRRLADDMFETMYAAPGIGLAAIQIAEPLRLITMDLAKRDENGETTPQPRVFINPEILARSEEMSVYEEGCLSIPEYYEEVERPAKVRVRYTDLDGKVHEEDAEGLYATCIQHEIDHLNGVLFVDYLSKLKRDRVLKKFTKAAKRTGE, from the coding sequence ATGGCCATCCGCGAAATCATCATCCTGCCCGACAAACAGTTGCGGCTCGTCTCCAAGCCCGTCGAAAAGGTGACCCCGGAGATCCGCAGGCTTGCCGACGACATGTTCGAGACCATGTATGCCGCGCCCGGGATCGGGCTCGCGGCGATCCAGATCGCGGAGCCGTTGCGGCTGATCACGATGGACCTCGCCAAGCGCGACGAGAACGGCGAGACGACCCCGCAGCCGCGGGTATTCATCAATCCCGAGATCCTCGCGCGTTCGGAGGAAATGTCGGTCTACGAGGAGGGCTGCCTCTCGATCCCCGAATATTACGAGGAGGTCGAACGCCCGGCCAAGGTGCGGGTGCGTTACACGGATCTCGACGGCAAGGTGCATGAGGAAGATGCCGAGGGGCTGTATGCGACCTGCATCCAGCACGAAATCGACCATCTCAACGGCGTCCTGTTCGTGGACTATCTCTCGAAGCTCAAGCGTGACCGCGTGCTGAAGAAGTTCACCAAGGCCGCCAAGCGTACGGGAGAGTAG
- the rmuC gene encoding DNA recombination protein RmuC encodes MNQILFVVGDWPIRINEALIGFGALTLLLLLVIAIVIARSGRRSAALAMAQAIRADELEERLSEMMRVQSEASGRVDAMTQTLAGRQAELARSVNERLDSVTHRVGQSMEQTTRNTMDSLRKLHERLGIIDHAHKNLTDLTTQVTTLRDVLANKQARGAFGQARMEAIVQDGMPKGSYEFQHTLSTGKRPDCVVFLPDQRPLCIDAKFPLESVTALHVARTDEEKKLAGQRLRNDVLKHVADIAEKYLIAGETQDTALMFVPSESVYAEIHDGFDDVIQKAYRARVVLVSPSLLMLAIQVMQQILKDARIRDAADQIRTEVMNLGDDLTRLRDRVLKLQKHFGDVNEDVRQILISADKIEKRAGRIEELDFSKEPPAEAPRLVKTTPDLFPLPRKLQAGE; translated from the coding sequence ATGAACCAGATTCTGTTCGTCGTCGGCGACTGGCCGATCCGCATCAACGAGGCGCTGATCGGCTTTGGCGCGCTCACCCTATTGCTGCTGCTCGTCATCGCGATCGTGATTGCGCGATCGGGACGGCGCAGCGCCGCGCTTGCGATGGCGCAGGCGATCCGCGCCGACGAGCTGGAGGAACGCCTCTCCGAGATGATGCGCGTGCAAAGCGAGGCGAGCGGACGGGTCGACGCCATGACGCAGACCCTCGCCGGCCGCCAGGCCGAGCTCGCCCGCTCCGTCAATGAGCGTCTTGATTCGGTCACCCATCGCGTCGGCCAGTCCATGGAGCAGACCACGCGCAACACGATGGACTCGCTGCGCAAGCTGCACGAGCGGCTCGGCATCATCGACCATGCGCACAAGAATCTCACCGACCTGACGACGCAGGTGACGACCTTGCGCGACGTGCTCGCCAACAAGCAGGCGCGCGGCGCGTTCGGCCAGGCGCGGATGGAAGCGATCGTCCAGGACGGAATGCCCAAGGGCTCCTACGAATTCCAGCACACACTCTCGACCGGCAAGCGGCCCGATTGCGTGGTGTTCCTGCCCGACCAGCGCCCGCTCTGCATCGACGCCAAATTCCCGCTGGAATCGGTGACCGCGCTGCATGTTGCGCGCACCGACGAGGAGAAAAAGCTGGCAGGCCAGCGGCTGCGCAACGACGTGCTCAAGCACGTCGCCGACATCGCCGAGAAATATCTGATCGCCGGCGAAACCCAGGACACGGCCTTGATGTTCGTGCCCTCGGAATCCGTCTATGCGGAAATCCATGACGGATTCGACGACGTGATCCAGAAGGCCTATCGCGCCCGCGTGGTGCTGGTGTCGCCCTCGCTATTGATGCTGGCGATCCAGGTGATGCAGCAGATTCTGAAGGACGCGCGCATCCGCGACGCCGCCGACCAGATCCGCACCGAGGTGATGAATCTCGGCGACGACCTGACTCGCCTGCGCGACCGCGTGCTCAAGCTGCAGAAGCACTTTGGCGACGTCAACGAGGACGTCAGGCAGATCCTGATCTCCGCCGACAAGATCGAGAAGCGCGCCGGCCGCATCGAGGAGCTGGACTTTTCCAAGGAGCCGCCGGCGGAAGCCCCGCGCCTGGTCAAGACCACACCCGATCTGTTCCCACTGCCGCGCAAGCTGCAGGCCGGGGAGTGA
- a CDS encoding GIY-YIG nuclease family protein produces the protein MQYCRDDGCRNASFYVYILASRIGGTLYIGVTNDLVRRGAEHKLKVAEGFTERYNVIGLVYFELFDDPENAIRREKRLKKWNRAWKIRLIEEHNPNWDDLYPSIAAA, from the coding sequence ATCCAGTATTGCAGAGACGATGGATGCAGGAACGCCAGCTTCTACGTCTACATTCTGGCCAGCCGGATCGGCGGAACACTGTATATCGGCGTGACCAACGACCTGGTTCGCCGCGGGGCTGAACACAAACTAAAGGTCGCCGAGGGCTTCACTGAAAGATACAATGTCATCGGGCTCGTGTACTTTGAGCTGTTCGACGATCCTGAGAACGCAATCCGACGTGAAAAGCGCTTGAAGAAGTGGAATCGAGCCTGGAAGATTCGTCTGATCGAAGAGCACAATCCAAATTGGGACGATCTTTATCCCAGCATCGCCGCCGCATGA
- a CDS encoding MFS transporter has protein sequence MTAPEATSESAAVTHKAPPTSWRDSLAVYLQRRVLIVLLLGFSSGLPLALSGSTLLVWMRESGVDLGTIGLFALVGTPYTLKFLWAPLVDALHVPLFTRAFGRRRGWLLFSQLLLIAAILLLALADPARSPLFVAVAALLVATASSTQDIVVDAFRVESLPESEQAAGMASYVAAYRIGMLVSTAGALFIVSGFESTGLTRGAAWMWGYVVMAALVLIGTVTALAATEPDQSARVETATEAESAFARVLHAAVGAFSEFLTRRDAFAALAFVVLFKFTDAFSGTMTAPFVIDLGFSRNDYAAIVKGVGLAATLIGGFAGGFVARRYSLAASLWIGGVLQALANLSFSWLALVGINQWALALAITAENFTSAIGTVIFVAYLSALCRNPLHTATQYALLTALAAVGRTYLSSGAGYVAKATGWPLFFAICVLVAIPSFVLLAWLQRRGHFESLGPVKV, from the coding sequence ATGACTGCTCCCGAAGCGACATCGGAAAGCGCCGCTGTGACGCACAAAGCGCCGCCCACCTCCTGGCGCGACAGCCTTGCCGTCTATCTGCAACGGCGCGTGCTGATCGTGCTGCTGCTCGGCTTTTCGTCCGGCCTGCCGCTCGCGCTGTCCGGATCGACGCTGCTGGTCTGGATGCGCGAATCCGGCGTCGACCTCGGCACCATCGGCCTGTTCGCGCTGGTCGGCACGCCCTACACGCTGAAGTTCCTGTGGGCGCCGCTGGTCGATGCGCTGCATGTGCCGCTGTTCACACGCGCCTTCGGACGCCGGCGGGGCTGGCTTTTATTCTCGCAGCTGCTCCTGATCGCGGCGATCCTGCTGCTGGCGCTCGCCGACCCCGCGCGCTCGCCGCTGTTCGTCGCGGTCGCCGCGCTGCTGGTCGCGACGGCCTCCTCGACCCAGGACATCGTGGTCGATGCCTTCCGCGTCGAAAGCCTGCCCGAAAGCGAGCAGGCCGCCGGCATGGCGTCCTACGTCGCGGCCTATCGCATCGGCATGCTGGTGTCGACCGCCGGCGCATTGTTCATCGTCTCCGGCTTCGAGAGCACGGGCCTGACCCGCGGGGCGGCCTGGATGTGGGGCTATGTCGTGATGGCGGCGCTGGTCCTGATCGGCACCGTCACCGCGCTCGCGGCGACCGAACCCGATCAATCGGCACGGGTCGAGACCGCGACCGAAGCGGAAAGCGCGTTCGCGCGCGTCCTGCATGCCGCGGTGGGCGCATTCTCCGAATTCCTCACCCGTCGTGACGCGTTCGCCGCGCTCGCCTTTGTCGTGCTGTTCAAGTTCACCGACGCCTTCTCGGGAACCATGACGGCGCCGTTCGTGATCGACCTCGGTTTTTCCCGCAACGATTACGCCGCCATCGTCAAGGGCGTGGGGCTTGCGGCAACGCTGATCGGCGGCTTTGCCGGCGGCTTCGTGGCGCGGCGCTATTCACTGGCCGCGAGCCTGTGGATCGGCGGCGTGCTGCAGGCGCTCGCCAATCTGTCGTTCTCGTGGCTGGCACTGGTCGGCATCAACCAGTGGGCGCTGGCGCTTGCGATCACCGCCGAGAATTTCACCAGCGCCATCGGCACCGTGATCTTCGTCGCCTACCTGTCGGCACTGTGCCGCAACCCGCTGCACACCGCGACCCAATATGCGCTCCTGACCGCGCTCGCCGCCGTCGGCCGCACCTATCTGTCGTCGGGCGCGGGCTATGTCGCGAAAGCGACCGGCTGGCCGCTGTTCTTCGCGATCTGCGTGCTGGTCGCGATCCCGAGCTTCGTCCTGCTGGCGTGGCTGCAGCGGCGCGGACATTTCGAAAGTCTGGGACCGGTGAAGGTGTAG
- the recR gene encoding recombination mediator RecR, protein MPAVAGPEIERLIQLLARLPGLGPRSARRAALHLIKKREALMTPLSSALQVAIDKVQVCKTCGNIDTQNPCTVCTDPRRDGSIIVVVADVADLWALERANATQGRYHVLGATLSPLDGVGPQDLTIDQLVKRAHEPEVSEIILALNATVDGQTTAHYITDLLQEANVRVTRLAHGVPVGGELDYLDEGTLSAAMRQRTLF, encoded by the coding sequence ATGCCTGCGGTTGCCGGTCCTGAAATCGAGCGCCTGATCCAGCTCCTGGCAAGGCTGCCGGGGCTCGGGCCGCGTTCGGCGCGGCGCGCTGCGCTGCATCTGATCAAGAAGCGCGAAGCGCTGATGACGCCGCTTTCCTCGGCGCTCCAGGTCGCGATCGACAAGGTCCAGGTCTGCAAGACCTGCGGCAATATCGACACGCAAAATCCCTGCACGGTATGCACCGATCCCCGGCGTGACGGCTCGATCATCGTGGTGGTGGCCGACGTCGCCGATCTCTGGGCGCTGGAGCGGGCGAATGCGACGCAGGGCCGCTATCACGTGCTGGGCGCGACGCTGTCGCCGCTCGACGGCGTCGGCCCGCAGGACCTCACCATCGATCAACTGGTCAAGCGCGCGCACGAGCCCGAGGTCTCCGAGATCATCCTCGCGCTCAATGCCACCGTGGATGGCCAGACCACGGCGCATTACATCACCGACCTCCTGCAGGAGGCGAATGTCAGGGTGACCCGGCTCGCGCACGGCGTGCCGGTCGGCGGCGAACTCGACTATCTCGACGAGGGCACGCTTTCAGCGGCGATGCGCCAGCGCACGCTGTTCTAG
- a CDS encoding YbaB/EbfC family nucleoid-associated protein: MPDFLGMMKQAAQLQSKMQEMQEELGNVEVEGVSGGGLVAVRMTAKMEVKGVKIDPSLMKAEEREVLEDLLVTAHNDARRKAEAAVQEKMAALTGGLGLPPGLLGST, from the coding sequence ATGCCCGATTTCCTCGGCATGATGAAGCAGGCGGCGCAGCTGCAATCGAAGATGCAGGAGATGCAGGAAGAACTCGGCAATGTCGAAGTCGAGGGCGTCTCCGGCGGCGGTCTCGTCGCCGTGCGCATGACCGCGAAGATGGAGGTGAAGGGCGTCAAGATCGACCCTTCGCTGATGAAGGCGGAAGAGCGCGAGGTCCTGGAAGACCTGCTGGTGACCGCGCATAACGATGCGCGGCGCAAGGCGGAAGCCGCCGTGCAGGAAAAGATGGCGGCGCTGACCGGTGGGCTCGGGCTGCCGCCCGGACTATTGGGCTCGACATAA